The following proteins are encoded in a genomic region of Mycolicibacterium rutilum:
- a CDS encoding CoA transferase, whose protein sequence is MNQPLLDAVRVLDLGGAGSDGVGRLLADLGADVLKIEPPGGSPDRGAAPAVAGMSVAFAVHNANKRCAVLDPADPEHRRALVELAGGADIVVDGGIPGGAAQFGTSCVELAQRFGHLVALSVTDFGTTGPYASWRATDPVLYALSTALSRTGPTAGTPVSPPVGLASGTAAAQAAWAALAAYYRRLRSGAGEYIDFSRFEGVLQSLDPPFGSEGQAAVGIKKTTEIWRGRPRNQNIYPIFDCADGRVRLCLLSPRQWRGMRAWLGEPLQFADPKFDTIAARYAASRELNAAIAALFAGRTMGELVAEGQARGVPVAAVLTPAEALAAEHFRAAGALTTVRLGSADVVAPVGPFVVDGGRAGVRWFAPPAGSSAPAWSDPPLGAGTAATRRPFDGVRILDLGVIVAGGELGRLFADLGADVIKVESAAYPDGLRQTPPGQVMSRSWALTHRNERSLGLDLRHPDGAALFARLVAESDAVFANFKPGTLAALGFPYERLRQLNPRIVLAESSAFGATGPWSERMGYGPLVRAATGVSSLWADDGEYYDATTIFPDHVSARTTAIGALAALIRRERTGAPAHVHVSQAETAIHQLAASYIAESARAAGLDVAEGTDVHAVYPCAGDDEWCVVSLESDADGGRLAGLTGSVDMVGWTGSRDKTEVAQLLQEAGVAAAPMNRAVDIPTDPQVRARKVFTDMTHRLFESPLLTETGPAPFIDIPPAELRPAPTAGEHTREICRELLGMPGDETERLIACGALFADDERT, encoded by the coding sequence ATGAACCAGCCGCTGCTCGACGCGGTGCGGGTCCTCGACCTAGGCGGCGCGGGATCCGACGGCGTCGGCCGGTTACTCGCCGACCTCGGGGCCGACGTGCTGAAGATCGAGCCGCCCGGGGGCAGCCCGGACCGCGGCGCCGCTCCCGCCGTGGCCGGGATGAGCGTGGCGTTCGCGGTGCACAACGCGAACAAGCGCTGCGCCGTGCTGGATCCGGCCGATCCCGAACACCGCCGCGCGCTCGTCGAACTCGCCGGCGGCGCCGACATCGTCGTCGACGGCGGGATTCCCGGCGGTGCAGCGCAATTCGGCACCTCCTGTGTCGAACTGGCGCAGCGGTTCGGCCACCTGGTCGCGTTGTCGGTCACCGACTTCGGCACCACCGGACCGTACGCGTCGTGGCGCGCGACCGACCCGGTGCTGTACGCGTTGTCGACCGCGCTGTCGCGCACCGGGCCGACGGCGGGCACCCCGGTGTCGCCGCCGGTCGGCCTGGCCTCCGGAACCGCGGCCGCCCAGGCGGCGTGGGCGGCGCTGGCCGCGTACTACCGCCGGTTGCGCAGCGGCGCAGGCGAATACATCGACTTCTCCCGCTTCGAGGGGGTGCTGCAGTCGCTGGACCCGCCCTTCGGTTCGGAGGGGCAGGCGGCCGTCGGGATCAAGAAGACCACCGAGATCTGGCGCGGCAGGCCGCGCAACCAGAACATCTACCCGATCTTCGACTGTGCGGACGGGCGGGTGCGGCTGTGCCTGCTCTCGCCGCGGCAGTGGCGCGGGATGCGCGCCTGGCTCGGCGAACCCCTCCAGTTCGCGGACCCGAAGTTCGACACCATCGCGGCGCGCTACGCGGCGTCGCGGGAACTCAACGCCGCGATCGCCGCGCTGTTCGCCGGCCGGACGATGGGCGAGCTGGTCGCCGAGGGCCAGGCCCGCGGCGTGCCGGTCGCGGCGGTGCTGACCCCGGCAGAGGCGTTGGCGGCCGAGCACTTTCGCGCCGCCGGGGCGTTGACCACCGTGCGACTCGGCAGCGCCGACGTCGTGGCACCCGTCGGTCCGTTCGTCGTCGACGGTGGCCGCGCCGGCGTGCGCTGGTTCGCGCCGCCCGCCGGATCGAGCGCACCGGCGTGGTCGGACCCACCGCTGGGCGCCGGCACGGCCGCGACGCGACGGCCGTTCGACGGGGTGCGCATCCTCGACCTGGGCGTGATCGTCGCCGGCGGCGAACTGGGCCGGTTGTTCGCCGACCTCGGCGCCGACGTCATCAAGGTGGAGAGCGCCGCCTACCCCGACGGTCTGCGGCAGACCCCGCCCGGCCAGGTGATGAGCAGGTCGTGGGCGCTGACACACCGCAACGAACGCAGCCTCGGACTCGACCTGCGCCACCCCGACGGTGCCGCGCTGTTCGCCAGGCTGGTCGCCGAGTCCGACGCGGTCTTCGCCAACTTCAAGCCCGGAACGCTTGCCGCACTGGGATTCCCGTATGAACGGCTGCGGCAGCTCAACCCTCGGATCGTGCTCGCCGAGAGCAGCGCGTTCGGGGCGACGGGCCCGTGGAGCGAGCGGATGGGCTACGGGCCGCTGGTGCGGGCCGCCACCGGCGTCAGCTCACTGTGGGCCGACGACGGGGAGTACTACGACGCGACCACGATCTTTCCGGACCACGTGTCGGCGCGGACCACCGCGATCGGTGCGCTCGCCGCGCTGATCCGGCGGGAGCGCACCGGCGCCCCCGCGCACGTGCACGTCTCCCAGGCCGAAACGGCCATCCATCAGTTGGCGGCAAGCTACATCGCCGAATCCGCCCGCGCCGCGGGCCTGGACGTGGCCGAGGGCACCGACGTGCATGCGGTGTATCCGTGCGCCGGCGACGACGAATGGTGCGTCGTCTCCCTCGAATCCGACGCGGACGGTGGGCGACTCGCCGGGCTGACCGGGAGCGTGGATATGGTGGGCTGGACCGGTAGCCGGGACAAGACGGAGGTGGCGCAGCTGCTGCAGGAGGCAGGCGTGGCGGCGGCCCCGATGAACCGTGCGGTCGACATCCCGACCGATCCGCAGGTGCGGGCGCGAAAGGTGTTCACCGACATGACGCACCGGCTGTTCGAATCGCCGCTGCTGACCGAGACCGGGCCCGCCCCGTTCATCGACATCCCGCCGGCCGAGCTGCGTCCGGCCCCGACGGCGGGGGAGCACACCCGCGAGATCTGCCGCGAATTGCTCGGCATGCCGGGCGACGAGACCGAGCGGCTGATCGCGTGCGGCGCGCTGTTCGCCGATGACGAAAGGACATGA
- a CDS encoding TIGR03619 family F420-dependent LLM class oxidoreductase has translation MLGFALPQYGASARADIARFASAAEEMGADSLWVGDRLIAAVDPSVGYPGSDTIPEQFRAGFDPFIALALAAAVTERVTLGASVLVAPWYQPVMLARQLTAIDVASGGRLRPGLGIGWSPEEFTAAGAPFRRRGAQLDEMLDALESIWTTNPAAHDGEHWTLPPSWIDLKPAQRPRPPIYLSALTPAALERVGQRADGWLPVAVVPDFVMPDVLTMQRQTIDDAARAAGRDPADIHTAVRINVSEGATPDTVAEAVRVLADGGYPDVFVDLMYVAEDTDDYLRWAERLLA, from the coding sequence GTGTTGGGATTCGCGCTGCCACAGTACGGAGCATCGGCCCGCGCCGATATCGCTCGCTTCGCGTCCGCCGCCGAGGAGATGGGCGCCGACAGCCTCTGGGTCGGTGACCGGCTGATCGCGGCCGTGGACCCCAGCGTCGGTTACCCCGGCTCGGACACCATCCCCGAGCAGTTCCGCGCCGGCTTCGATCCGTTCATCGCGCTGGCGCTGGCCGCGGCGGTCACCGAGCGGGTGACGCTGGGGGCCAGCGTTCTCGTCGCCCCCTGGTATCAGCCGGTGATGCTGGCCCGGCAGCTGACCGCGATCGACGTGGCCAGCGGCGGGCGGCTGCGGCCCGGTTTGGGGATCGGCTGGTCGCCTGAGGAGTTCACCGCCGCCGGCGCACCGTTCCGCCGCCGCGGGGCGCAGCTCGACGAGATGCTCGACGCGCTCGAGTCGATCTGGACCACCAACCCGGCCGCCCATGACGGCGAGCACTGGACGCTGCCGCCGTCGTGGATCGACCTCAAACCCGCGCAGCGGCCCCGCCCGCCGATCTACCTGTCGGCGTTGACCCCGGCCGCGCTCGAGCGGGTGGGGCAGCGCGCCGACGGCTGGCTGCCCGTGGCGGTGGTGCCCGACTTCGTCATGCCCGACGTGCTCACCATGCAGCGTCAGACCATCGACGACGCGGCCCGGGCGGCGGGCCGCGATCCCGCCGACATCCACACCGCGGTGCGCATCAACGTCTCCGAGGGCGCCACCCCCGACACCGTCGCCGAAGCGGTGCGGGTGCTGGCCGACGGCGGTTACCCCGACGTGTTCGTCGACCTCATGTATGTCGCCGAGGACACCGACGACTACCTGCGATGGGCGGAACGGCTGTTGGCATGA
- a CDS encoding phosphoketolase family protein, whose translation MTAQALSPTLSDDELTLLDAYWRAANYLSVGQIYLLDNPLLREPLSADHVKPRLLGHWGTTPGLNLIYAHLNRIIRERDADVIYITGPGHGGPGLVANAYLEGTYSEVYSNISEDTDGLRKLFRQFSFPGGIPSHVAAETPGSIHEGGELGYALVHAYGAAFDNPELVVACVIGDGEAETGPLAASWHSNKFLNPVTDGAVLPILHLNGYKIANPTVLSRIPQEELESLLFGYGYRPITVAGDDPANVHQQLATAFDEAFDQIAAIQRAARLDGESGRPLWPMVVLRTPKGWTGPRTVDGKKVEGTWRSHQVPLSQTHTNPEHRAQLEDWLRSYRPEELFDDDGALRPHLRALAPQGPRRMSANPHANGGQLLKDLDLPPFTDYAVTVDEPASESAEATRVLGTFLRDVIVRNADRFRLMGPDETASNRLSTTLEATDKVWLGELDPDDENLGPEGRVMEVLSEHLCQGWLEGYLLSGRHGLFNCYEAFVHIVDSMLNQHAKWLSSSRELSWRRPIASLNYLLTSHVWRQDHNGASHQDPGFIDHVANKRPEVVRVYLPPDANTLLSVADHCLRSRHYVNVIVAGKQPALTYLSMDEAIAHCARGLGIWEWASSSTGREPDVVLACAGDIPTLETVAAADILRRELPELAVRVINVVDIMRLQPDTEHPHGMSDHEFDSLFTADKPVIFAYHGYPWLIHRLTYRRTNHANLHVRGFKERGTTTTPFDMVMLNDLDRFHLVLDVIDRVPGLANRAAVLRQRMIDARLAARSYTREHGEDDPAISDWTWDPAYQGPSLSQDTRSERDR comes from the coding sequence ATGACTGCGCAGGCACTGTCCCCCACACTCTCCGATGACGAGCTCACCCTGCTCGACGCCTACTGGCGAGCGGCCAACTACCTGTCCGTCGGACAGATCTACCTGCTCGACAATCCGCTGCTGCGCGAGCCGCTCTCGGCCGACCACGTCAAACCGCGACTGCTCGGCCACTGGGGCACCACCCCGGGCCTGAACCTGATCTACGCGCACCTCAACCGGATCATCCGCGAGCGCGACGCCGACGTCATCTACATCACCGGTCCGGGCCACGGCGGTCCCGGCCTGGTGGCCAACGCGTATCTCGAGGGCACCTACAGCGAGGTGTACTCCAACATCTCCGAGGACACCGACGGGCTGCGAAAGCTGTTCCGGCAGTTCTCCTTTCCCGGTGGCATCCCCAGCCACGTCGCGGCCGAGACGCCCGGGTCGATCCACGAGGGCGGCGAACTCGGGTACGCGCTGGTGCACGCCTACGGCGCCGCGTTCGACAACCCCGAACTGGTGGTGGCCTGCGTCATCGGCGACGGCGAGGCCGAAACCGGCCCGCTGGCGGCGAGCTGGCACTCCAACAAGTTCCTCAACCCGGTCACCGACGGCGCGGTGTTGCCGATCCTGCACCTGAACGGCTACAAGATCGCCAATCCGACCGTGCTGTCGCGGATTCCGCAGGAGGAGCTGGAGTCGCTGCTGTTCGGCTACGGCTACCGGCCGATCACCGTTGCCGGCGATGATCCGGCCAACGTGCACCAGCAACTGGCCACCGCGTTCGACGAGGCGTTCGACCAGATCGCCGCGATCCAGCGGGCCGCGCGGCTCGACGGCGAGTCCGGCCGTCCGCTGTGGCCGATGGTGGTGCTGCGCACGCCGAAAGGCTGGACCGGGCCGCGCACCGTCGACGGCAAGAAGGTCGAAGGCACCTGGCGGTCGCATCAGGTTCCGTTGTCGCAGACCCACACCAACCCCGAACACCGCGCGCAGCTGGAGGACTGGCTGCGCAGCTACCGGCCCGAGGAACTGTTCGACGACGACGGCGCGCTGCGGCCACACCTGCGGGCCCTCGCCCCGCAGGGCCCGCGGCGGATGAGCGCCAACCCCCACGCCAACGGCGGACAGCTGCTCAAGGACCTCGACCTGCCGCCGTTCACCGACTACGCCGTGACGGTCGACGAGCCCGCGTCGGAGTCGGCCGAGGCGACCCGCGTGCTCGGCACCTTCCTGCGCGACGTCATCGTCCGCAACGCCGACCGGTTCCGGCTGATGGGCCCCGACGAGACGGCGTCGAACCGCCTGTCGACGACCCTGGAAGCCACCGACAAGGTGTGGCTGGGTGAGCTCGACCCCGACGACGAGAACCTCGGCCCCGAGGGCCGGGTGATGGAGGTGCTCTCCGAACACCTGTGTCAGGGCTGGCTCGAGGGCTATCTGCTGAGCGGTCGGCACGGGTTGTTCAACTGCTACGAGGCCTTCGTGCACATCGTCGACTCGATGCTCAACCAGCACGCCAAGTGGCTCTCGAGCAGCAGGGAGCTGTCCTGGCGGCGGCCGATCGCGTCGCTCAATTACCTTCTGACGAGCCATGTCTGGCGGCAGGACCACAACGGAGCCTCGCACCAGGACCCCGGCTTCATCGACCACGTCGCCAACAAGCGCCCCGAGGTGGTGCGGGTGTATCTGCCGCCGGACGCCAACACGCTGCTGTCGGTGGCCGACCACTGCCTGCGCAGCCGCCACTACGTCAACGTGATCGTCGCGGGCAAGCAGCCGGCGCTGACGTACCTGAGCATGGACGAGGCGATCGCGCACTGCGCCCGGGGGCTGGGCATCTGGGAGTGGGCGAGCAGTTCGACCGGGCGCGAACCCGATGTGGTGCTGGCGTGTGCCGGGGACATCCCGACGCTCGAAACGGTGGCCGCCGCCGACATCCTGCGCCGCGAACTGCCCGAGCTGGCGGTGCGCGTGATCAACGTCGTCGACATCATGCGCCTGCAACCCGACACCGAACACCCGCACGGGATGTCCGACCACGAGTTCGACTCGCTGTTCACCGCGGACAAGCCGGTGATCTTCGCCTACCACGGCTATCCGTGGCTGATCCACCGGCTGACGTACCGGCGCACCAACCACGCCAACCTGCACGTGCGCGGGTTCAAGGAGCGGGGCACCACCACCACGCCGTTCGACATGGTGATGCTCAACGACCTGGACCGGTTCCACCTGGTGCTCGACGTCATCGACCGTGTTCCGGGACTGGCCAACCGCGCCGCGGTGCTGCGCCAGCGGATGATCGACGCCCGGCTGGCGGCCAGGAGCTACACCCGCGAGCACGGCGAGGACGACCCGGCGATCTCCGACTGGACCTGGGACCCCGCCTATCAAGGCCCGTCGCTGTCGCAGGACACTCGCAGCGAACGCGATCGCTAG
- a CDS encoding CPBP family intramembrane glutamic endopeptidase, whose product MSDHAASAQHPLVEQLSALHHFRTYVDIAVVVVVLALTNLIAHFTTPWASVATVPAAAVLLVALVRSRGLGWAELGLSREHWRAGAGYALAAVGVVLTVIAVGALLPWTRPMFMNNNYATISGALIASMIIIPLQTVIPEELAFRGVLHGALNRAWGWRGVAAGGSLLFGLWHIATSFGLTSSNVGFTRLFGGGILGTVAGVVLAVAATAVAGFVFTWLRRRSGSLIAPIALHWSLNGLGALAAAFVWHLST is encoded by the coding sequence GTGTCCGACCACGCCGCGTCAGCCCAGCACCCGCTGGTCGAACAGCTCTCCGCGCTGCACCACTTCCGCACCTACGTCGACATCGCCGTGGTCGTGGTGGTGCTTGCGCTGACGAACCTGATCGCGCACTTCACCACGCCGTGGGCCAGCGTCGCGACGGTGCCCGCGGCGGCCGTGCTGCTGGTGGCGCTGGTCCGCTCCCGCGGGCTGGGCTGGGCCGAACTGGGGCTGAGCCGCGAGCACTGGCGGGCCGGCGCGGGCTACGCGCTGGCCGCCGTCGGCGTGGTGCTCACGGTCATCGCGGTCGGCGCGCTGCTGCCGTGGACCCGGCCGATGTTCATGAACAACAACTACGCGACGATCTCGGGCGCCCTGATCGCGTCGATGATCATCATCCCGCTGCAGACCGTGATCCCCGAGGAGCTGGCGTTCCGCGGTGTCCTGCACGGCGCGCTGAACCGCGCCTGGGGCTGGCGTGGGGTGGCCGCGGGCGGCTCACTGCTGTTCGGGCTCTGGCACATCGCCACCTCGTTCGGGCTGACCAGCAGCAACGTCGGGTTCACCCGGCTGTTCGGCGGCGGGATCCTGGGCACCGTCGCGGGTGTGGTGCTCGCGGTGGCCGCGACCGCCGTCGCCGGGTTCGTGTTCACCTGGCTACGGCGGCGCAGCGGCAGCCTGATCGCTCCGATCGCGCTTCATTGGTCGCTCAACGGGCTCGGGGCCCTGGCCGCGGCCTTCGTGTGGCACCTGTCGACCTGA
- a CDS encoding CGNR zinc finger domain-containing protein: protein MSSAPRTWLGDTETKPAPPGLARIQSLINTFELPTGPDRLAHRDDARPWLHEQGLLGAADDVNDDDLRFLREVREAFRAMVVSNAGGPAPTAAALAPLRAVAAAGAAHAELGDDGQVRLGATGDSLRDRVVELLLAVRDAQRDGTWPLLKACANEECLWAFYDRSRNHGGTWCSMSTCGNKLKNREFRARRRAPN, encoded by the coding sequence ATGAGCTCTGCACCACGCACCTGGCTCGGTGACACCGAGACCAAGCCGGCGCCGCCGGGGCTGGCACGCATCCAGAGCCTGATCAACACCTTCGAATTGCCGACGGGCCCGGACCGCCTGGCGCACCGCGACGACGCCCGGCCGTGGCTGCACGAACAGGGCCTGCTCGGCGCCGCCGACGACGTGAACGACGACGACCTGCGGTTCCTGCGCGAGGTGCGCGAGGCGTTCCGCGCGATGGTGGTCAGCAATGCGGGTGGGCCGGCCCCGACCGCGGCGGCGCTGGCGCCGCTGCGGGCGGTCGCGGCCGCCGGCGCGGCGCACGCCGAACTCGGCGACGACGGTCAGGTGCGGTTGGGGGCGACGGGTGACTCGCTGCGCGACCGGGTCGTCGAGCTGCTGCTCGCGGTCCGCGACGCCCAGCGTGACGGCACCTGGCCGCTTCTGAAGGCCTGCGCGAACGAGGAGTGCCTGTGGGCGTTCTACGACCGGTCCCGCAACCACGGCGGGACGTGGTGCTCGATGTCGACGTGCGGCAACAAGCTCAAGAACCGCGAGTTCCGCGCCCGCAGGCGCGCGCCGAACTGA
- a CDS encoding zinc-binding alcohol dehydrogenase family protein: MTSTMTAWQVRRPGPVRTRPLERAQVPVPHPGPGDLLVAVRACGVCRTDLHVAEGDLAVHRADVVPGHEVVGEVVALGEDAGGFAVGDRVGIAWLRHTCGRCRYCLRGSENLCPQSRYTGWDADGGYAEYATVPSAYAHRLPDGYSDAELAPLLCAGIIGYRALMRAELPAGGRLGIYGFGGSAHLTAQVALAQDAEVHVMTRGERARELALELGAASAQGAADRPPVALDAAILFAPVGDLVPPALEALDRGGILAVAGIHLSDIPTLNYQRHLFQERQLRSVTSNTRADARAFFEFAAAHRIAVTSPQYPLDRADEALADLAAGRVSGAAVLTI; the protein is encoded by the coding sequence ATGACCTCGACCATGACGGCCTGGCAGGTCCGGCGTCCGGGCCCGGTGCGGACCCGACCGCTGGAGCGCGCGCAGGTTCCGGTACCGCATCCGGGTCCCGGTGACCTTCTGGTCGCGGTGCGCGCCTGCGGGGTGTGCCGCACGGATCTGCATGTCGCCGAGGGCGATCTGGCCGTGCACCGGGCCGACGTCGTGCCTGGCCACGAGGTCGTCGGCGAGGTGGTCGCTCTCGGAGAGGACGCCGGCGGGTTCGCGGTCGGGGACAGGGTCGGCATCGCGTGGCTGCGCCACACCTGCGGGCGGTGCCGGTACTGTCTGCGCGGATCCGAGAACCTGTGCCCGCAGTCCCGTTACACCGGCTGGGACGCCGACGGCGGGTACGCCGAATATGCCACGGTGCCAAGCGCTTACGCCCATCGCCTGCCGGACGGCTACAGCGACGCGGAGCTGGCGCCGCTGCTGTGCGCGGGCATCATCGGCTACCGCGCGCTCATGCGGGCCGAGCTGCCCGCCGGCGGGCGGCTGGGCATCTACGGGTTCGGCGGCAGCGCACACCTGACCGCGCAGGTGGCGCTGGCCCAGGACGCCGAGGTCCACGTCATGACGCGCGGTGAGCGAGCGCGCGAGTTGGCGCTGGAGCTGGGCGCGGCGTCGGCTCAGGGGGCCGCCGACCGGCCGCCGGTCGCCCTCGACGCGGCCATCCTGTTCGCACCGGTCGGCGATCTGGTGCCGCCGGCCCTGGAGGCGCTCGACCGCGGCGGCATCCTGGCCGTCGCCGGTATCCACCTGTCCGACATCCCGACGCTGAACTACCAGCGCCACCTGTTCCAGGAGCGGCAGTTGCGTTCGGTGACGTCGAACACGCGTGCCGACGCCCGGGCGTTCTTCGAGTTCGCGGCCGCGCACCGCATCGCGGTCACCAGCCCGCAGTATCCGCTGGACCGGGCCGACGAGGCGCTTGCCGACCTGGCGGCCGGCCGCGTCTCGGGCGCCGCGGTGCTGACGATCTAG
- a CDS encoding CDGP domain-containing protein, which produces MKTLVALAVGAMAAGSIAFAAPASAGCQGGWTPWGGGTICDGPVSADGNFERCQTAGAMGFGGTNCFILNVANANPPRVGP; this is translated from the coding sequence ATGAAAACACTTGTCGCACTGGCGGTCGGCGCGATGGCGGCCGGCAGCATCGCCTTCGCCGCGCCGGCCAGCGCCGGGTGCCAGGGCGGGTGGACGCCGTGGGGCGGCGGCACGATCTGTGACGGTCCGGTCAGCGCCGACGGCAACTTCGAACGGTGCCAGACCGCGGGCGCCATGGGCTTCGGCGGGACGAACTGCTTCATCCTGAACGTCGCGAATGCGAACCCGCCGCGCGTCGGTCCCTGA
- a CDS encoding APA family fibronectin-binding glycoprotein, translated as MDLPDANSHHRRRRSTKLAMATLAGATAAALALPSVAQAQPEPTPPPPPPGNTFLQGPPPPPPPGAPAPPPADPNAPPPPPPPPGEPLPPGAPPAPPADPNAPPPPPPADPGRVDVPEGGLSYVVPAGWKVSDSTQLSYGQALLTKITPEGAEPPSDTSVLLGRLDLKLFAGAETDNTKAAQRLASDMGEFFMPFPGTRLNQETVPLDANGMPGVASYYEVKFTDTNKPNGQIWAGVVGNPVEPGTPRGQRTPERWFVVWLGTANNPVPKDEAVTLANSIRPYVAPPPPPPADPNAPPPPPDPNAPPPDPNAPPPPADPNAPPARPGVGVAVPVAPENAPGMLPPS; from the coding sequence ATGGATCTGCCGGACGCGAATTCTCACCACCGCAGGCGCCGCTCGACGAAGTTGGCGATGGCGACGCTGGCCGGTGCCACTGCGGCGGCGCTCGCGCTGCCTTCGGTGGCGCAGGCGCAGCCCGAACCCACACCGCCGCCGCCTCCGCCGGGCAACACCTTCCTGCAGGGTCCGCCTCCTCCGCCGCCGCCGGGCGCGCCCGCCCCGCCGCCCGCGGACCCCAACGCTCCGCCCCCGCCTCCGCCACCACCGGGTGAGCCGCTGCCGCCGGGCGCACCGCCGGCGCCGCCTGCGGACCCGAACGCACCGCCGCCCCCTCCGCCGGCCGATCCCGGCCGGGTCGATGTCCCCGAAGGCGGACTCAGCTATGTCGTTCCCGCGGGCTGGAAGGTCTCCGACTCCACCCAGTTGTCGTACGGTCAGGCACTGCTGACCAAGATCACCCCCGAGGGCGCCGAACCGCCGAGCGACACCAGCGTGCTGCTGGGCCGCCTCGACCTGAAGCTGTTCGCGGGCGCCGAGACCGACAACACCAAGGCCGCGCAGCGGTTGGCCTCGGACATGGGCGAGTTCTTCATGCCCTTCCCGGGCACCCGGCTCAACCAGGAGACGGTGCCGCTCGACGCGAACGGCATGCCCGGGGTGGCGTCGTACTACGAGGTGAAGTTCACCGACACGAACAAGCCGAACGGTCAGATCTGGGCGGGCGTCGTGGGCAATCCGGTCGAGCCCGGCACGCCGCGCGGCCAGCGCACCCCCGAACGCTGGTTCGTGGTCTGGCTCGGCACCGCGAACAATCCGGTGCCCAAGGACGAAGCGGTGACGCTCGCCAACTCGATCCGGCCGTATGTCGCGCCGCCGCCTCCGCCGCCCGCGGATCCCAACGCGCCGCCACCGCCGCCGGACCCGAACGCGCCGCCGCCGGATCCCAACGCACCGCCACCGCCGGCGGATCCGAACGCACCGCCGGCCCGCCCCGGTGTCGGGGTGGCCGTCCCGGTCGCACCGGAGAACGCGCCGGGGATGCTTCCTCCCAGCTGA
- a CDS encoding sulfate/molybdate ABC transporter ATP-binding protein — protein sequence MTGIEVRAVVESRGIEAAFDVAAGAVLAVLGPNGAGKSTLLHVIAGLLRPDAGVVRVGERVLTDTGSGRHVPTHDRRVGLLLQDALLFPHLSVLANVAFPPGSSRPEHWLAEVDAADLAGRRPRQLSGGQAQRVALARALAAEPDVLLLDEPLAGLDVAAAAAMRTVLRRVLTRDGRSAVLVTHDVLDVLTLADRVLVLEDGKIAETGSTATVLATPRSRFGARFAGVNLVAGTAGDSGVLTTPWGQTWHGVAADDVVTGRPAVALFNPAAVAVYRDKPSGSPRNTVDVVVAELDSRGPVIRIRAEAQPDGGPGLAADVTPDSAAELRLTPGDRVHFAVKAQAVMLHPSA from the coding sequence GTGACTGGCATCGAGGTGCGCGCGGTGGTCGAGAGCCGCGGCATCGAGGCGGCCTTCGACGTCGCTGCGGGTGCGGTGCTGGCGGTGCTCGGCCCGAACGGGGCGGGGAAGTCCACGCTGCTGCACGTCATCGCGGGCCTGCTGCGACCGGACGCCGGGGTCGTGCGCGTGGGAGAGCGGGTGCTGACCGACACCGGATCCGGCCGCCACGTGCCCACCCACGACCGGCGGGTCGGCCTGCTGCTGCAGGATGCGCTGCTGTTTCCGCACCTGAGCGTGCTGGCCAACGTCGCGTTCCCGCCGGGCAGCAGCCGCCCCGAGCACTGGCTGGCCGAGGTCGACGCCGCCGACCTCGCCGGGCGCCGGCCCCGTCAGCTGAGCGGGGGACAGGCGCAGCGGGTGGCGCTGGCCAGGGCGCTGGCCGCCGAACCCGACGTGCTGCTGCTCGACGAGCCGCTGGCCGGGCTCGACGTGGCCGCGGCGGCGGCCATGCGCACCGTGCTGCGCCGCGTGCTCACCCGCGACGGACGGTCCGCCGTCCTGGTCACCCACGATGTGCTCGACGTGCTGACGCTGGCCGACCGGGTTTTGGTTCTCGAAGACGGGAAGATCGCCGAAACCGGTTCCACCGCAACGGTTCTGGCGACTCCACGCAGCAGGTTCGGGGCCCGGTTCGCCGGGGTGAACCTGGTCGCGGGTACCGCGGGCGACAGCGGGGTGCTGACCACGCCGTGGGGACAGACATGGCACGGCGTGGCCGCCGACGACGTGGTGACGGGCCGACCGGCGGTGGCCCTGTTCAACCCGGCGGCCGTCGCGGTCTACCGGGACAAACCGTCCGGCAGCCCGCGCAACACGGTCGACGTCGTGGTCGCCGAACTCGACAGCCGCGGCCCGGTGATCCGGATCCGTGCCGAGGCCCAGCCGGACGGCGGGCCGGGCCTGGCCGCCGACGTCACGCCGGACTCCGCGGCCGAGCTGCGCCTCACGCCCGGCGACCGGGTCCACTTCGCGGTCAAGGCGCAGGCGGTCATGCTGCATCCTTCTGCGTAA